CATCGACCTGCCGCAGTCCGAGCGGCTGACGTACGCGGCCTCCGCCGACGACGAGCGCTACCGCCTCGCGGCGACCGCGCCGGCCAAGCTCGGCGTCGTCAAGGAGCTCGTGGCCAAGCATGCCGGCGAGCGCATCCTCGTGATCGGCCAGTACCTCGACCAGATCGACGAGCTCGCGGCGGCGCTCGGCGCCCCGCAGCTGACCGGCTCGACACCGGTCGACGAGCGCGAACGGCTGTTCCAGGAGTTCCGCGACGGCCGCACCCCCGTGCTCGTCGTCTCGAAGGTCGCGAACTTCTCGGTCGACCTGCCCGAGGCGACCGTGGCGATCCAGGTGTCGGGCTCGTTCGGTTCGCGCCAGGAGGAGGCGCAGCGGCTCGGCCGGCTGCTTCGGCCGAACGAGTCGGGACTCAGCGCGAACTTCTACACGCTCGTCTCGCGCGACACCGTCGACCAGGACTTCGCGCAGAACCGCCAGCGGTTCCTCGCCGAGCAGGGCTACAGCTACACGATCCTCGACGCGCACTCGCTCGAAGCCGCCTGACGCTCGGCTGATTCGAACACGTGACGCTTGCCGTCAGCCGCGCCGATAGCGCAGCAGCACCAGGTCCCCGGCCGGGATCGCATGCACGAGGTGCATGCGGCATTCGAGCTCGGGAGCACCGCGCACGATGCGCCCGGCATCGCCGCCGACGAGCATCGGGCTGAGCGAGAGGCAGAGCTCGTCGACGAGGTCGGCCTCGAGGAGGGCTCCGAAGAGGTGCGGCCCGCCCTCGCAGAGCACCTGCCGGAGGCCGCGATCGGCGAGCAGGTCGAGCATGGCGCGCAGATCGACGGCCTGCTCCCCTGCGACGATCACGTCGGCGACCTGTTCGAGCGCTGCTCGGCGCGCGGCGGGCGCCGCGGCATGGGTCACGACGATCGGCCGCGTCACGGCCGCCGTGAAGAACGCCGAATCGGGGTCGAGGTCGAGCGACGAGGACACGACAGCGAGCCGGGGCTGCCCGGGCAGTCCGCGGGCGACGCGCCACGCGGCATCCTCTTCGCCCACGGCCAGGCCGCCGTAGCCCTCGACCCGCACGGTGCCGGCGCCGACCAGCACGACGTCGGCGAGCGTGCGCAGCACCTGCATGGCGAGGCGATCGCTCGCGTCTCCGAGACCGCCGCTGCGGCCCTCGAGGGTGGCCGCACCGTCGAGGCTCGCGACGAAGTTCATGCGCACCCGCCGTGTGTCGCGATCGGGCAGGGCGTAGGCGGCGAGCAGTGCCGCCCGATCGGGCGGGGGTGGCAGCACGGGCCCGTCGGCGATCACTGGTTGTGCTCCAGGAACACGGGCTCGCGCCATCCCTCGATCGCCTCGACCATGCGCATGGCGTCGACGGTCTCGCGCACGTTGTGCACGCGCACGATGCGGGCGCCCTGCATGACGCAGTAGACCGCGGCGGCGATCGAGCCCTCGATGCGCTGCTCGCGCGGCCGGCCGAGGCTCTCGCCCACGAAGTCCTTGTTCGAGAGCGCCACGAGGGTCGGGTAGCCGAGGCTCGTGATCTCGCCGAGGCGGCGGGTCAGCTCGAGCGAGTGCAGCGTGTGCTTGTTGAGGTCGTGGCCCGGGTCGACGATGATGCGATCGGATGCCACGCCTCGCGATTCGGCGAGCGCGACGCGCTCCGTGAGGAAGGCCGACACCTCGGCCACGACGTCGCCGTACCGCGGCGAGGGATACGGCGTACGGGGTTTCGCGAGGCTGTGCGTGACGACGATCGTCGCCCCCGACTCTGCGACGACGTCGGCCATGGCCGGGTCGTGGATGCCGGTCGTGTCGTTGACGACGTGCGCGCCCGCGGCGATGGCGGCGCGGGCGACCTCGGGGAGGAAGGTGTCGACCGAGATGACG
The DNA window shown above is from Agromyces cerinus and carries:
- a CDS encoding pyrimidine reductase family protein, giving the protein MIADGPVLPPPPDRAALLAAYALPDRDTRRVRMNFVASLDGAATLEGRSGGLGDASDRLAMQVLRTLADVVLVGAGTVRVEGYGGLAVGEEDAAWRVARGLPGQPRLAVVSSSLDLDPDSAFFTAAVTRPIVVTHAAAPAARRAALEQVADVIVAGEQAVDLRAMLDLLADRGLRQVLCEGGPHLFGALLEADLVDELCLSLSPMLVGGDAGRIVRGAPELECRMHLVHAIPAGDLVLLRYRRG
- the folP gene encoding dihydropteroate synthase, coding for MANRTPVIRRIGPREFDFSREVAVMAIVNRTPDSFYDRGRTEALDAAVAAASLAIEQGADWIDIGGAKFAPGPAIPADEEIERVVPVVAALAASGAVISVDTFLPEVARAAIAAGAHVVNDTTGIHDPAMADVVAESGATIVVTHSLAKPRTPYPSPRYGDVVAEVSAFLTERVALAESRGVASDRIIVDPGHDLNKHTLHSLELTRRLGEITSLGYPTLVALSNKDFVGESLGRPREQRIEGSIAAAVYCVMQGARIVRVHNVRETVDAMRMVEAIEGWREPVFLEHNQ